One Amia ocellicauda isolate fAmiCal2 chromosome 13, fAmiCal2.hap1, whole genome shotgun sequence genomic window, GTCACTGCTTTTCTTGAATATGTTTTTTGTGAAAAGCTtcggtttttttttaaatcatgttcTGTGTTTTACCTTTTTGTGAATTACATTTACAGGCTTTCCCTTTCAAATTCAATCATGTGAACAAATAATGAGATTCACCTACCTAGTTTTAAAATGCTGCAGTAATAACGCCTGAAATATTGCTTCTGTCTGAGTCACCAACCAGCCACATCTGGCTACAGACCAACTCTCCATCTCTTTGATGTTGATTCAGAACAATCAGTTACAGATGACATACAATGGACTCAACATCAGAAGGCACACTACTGctcaacatttataaatatagttttagtttcaaaaatattaataacggATGCAAAAGCTTAGTATACCACACATTTCTGGGTTTTGCAGTTGATCATAACTTGTGCAATGCTTGTTTTTGGGAAAGCTATTCCCTTCAATTTTGTCCAAGGATTAATCCTTTCCTCCCAGTCATGTTTCAGTGATTGTTTTGGTGACAGTTTTGACAGAtgtttacattttcataattatCTATTTTAGGTACGTTTTCCTGTTACTGATTCTCTTCCTCATCCCTGGAGTTGTAATGATGACGGCATATGGATTAATCTCACTTGAACTCTACAGGGGAATCAGATTTGAAATAAACCACAGAAAGTCTAACCGAGGTAAATGAGCTCTCTTCTCTATAGGTAAAGGAGACATCATCTAATGTCCTTGTAGTACAACATTTTGACTGATgcactttaaaacaatgtgaaaaaggaaatgaaaataaGCTGAACGGAATGTAGTTATCTAGCACTTTCCTtcacatttttttataatatacatttttcatgtgtttttaaaCTTGGAATATAACAAACCAAGCCAACCCAAatgtttttgcagtttttttaaGACCTGGTtttgtaaataaacaacaacaacaacaacaacaacattataaGCAATGGCAAAGGAATATAAATCTCTTGCATTGCAGTACAACACCAGTATTTGTATACCACCTGGTTTATGAATCAGCAAGAATCAAAATATCCTATTAATTGCATGAAAAATATTCACAATTTCAAAAGAAACTATCATGTTTTTTCTAGAACTTGAATACTGAATATATCCACCTTATCTCAGTTCGCAATCTGAGCAGGATTTTAGTAAGATGAACCATGTGGTCATAAGATTTTAACAGGTAAAGGATATAAATTCTGCAAGATAACCTTTGGCTTTATCACTAATGAGTTAAAAGTTAAATAGACAAGTAGaccaacacaaacacacgtACACAATGTAAACCACACAATCCTAAATTATGCACTTTCTAGAAGTTCATATGTGCCCGTATTTATTCCAGAAAGGAaggtcagcagcagcagcagcagcatcaaaCACATGGATAGCGATGGCTGCTACATCCAGAAATCCAAGAAGAAAAGAGTGGAAATGCAGCCGCTGCCCTGCGCCAACAGCAAGACCAAGGTCAGCAGGGTGAGGAGCAACAGCTCGACTGCCAACCTGATGGCGAAGAAGAGGGTGATCCGCATGCTGATCGTCATCGTGGTGCTGTTCTTCATGTGCTGGATGCCCATATTCACCGTCAACGCCTGGCGGGCCTTCGACAGGCTCTCCGCGGACAGACTGCTCTCCGGGGCACCCATCTCCTTCATCCACCTGCTGTCCTACACGTCGGCCTGCGTCAACCCCATCATCTACTGCTTCATGAATAAGCGTTTCCGGCGCGGCTTCTTGGCCACCTTCGCCtgctgtaataaaaaaaacatctttgcGCACGATGTGGAAGAGGACGGACCCATCACGGGCGGGAGTCTTTCCAGGATTACTTACAGCAACATCAGCATATCAGCCCAGGCATAGACTTGAAGACAGGGCCCTTTGAACACTAAAGTCTCACTAAAGAATGTGAAACAAATAGATTCACTGTGGACTCATTTTATTTCCCTGTGCTGTTTGTACATATGTGCCGTCAGGTGTGAGGACTGTCGCAAGAAGCACCGTTGATCAGAATACGTTTCCAGGACTGGAAATAAGGAAACCGTTGGACATTCAATTTAGTAGAAAATGTAACCAATACTGCATAAGCAAGATGTTTTATGGCTGTTTGAGGGTCTAACATTGTAATACTGGTACAGCATGAACTATTGAAAAGTGCAGCAACCTGTGAGCTTTACCTTGAAAACTGACAAATAGTTACATTTGAAACAGTTTTTCCCACTTTTTCAGGGGAAACAGAAAGACAGTTTTCCGTTTTCCTGCACCAAAACATATTTTCTGTGTGTCCTCACACGTTCTGAAATCTTTAGCAGGTAAGCTGTACATCCACAGTAAACACTTGTAAGTGAATTTATCGAATTGTAGCACAGATAATCTCTGGTTAAAAAGGCTTTATTTGtactattatatattataatattgttGTAGGTATTCACACCTTTCATTTCAAATAATGTTGTTTAGTGATTAAGCTAACTGCATATTTTTCATAAAACGTCACCTATTTatcaattatgtattttcaaagtgtgttgaaCACCATTTCACCCTGGAGAAAATGGTAGATTACAGTTGATTGAGGTGACTTTTGACAGTCATCCCACTGGTTTCTATGGAGTGGcaatcaacattttaaaatgcaattcaGTTCAGTCCACTGGAATATGTACATGACACAACAACTAAATTTGCAGATATTCATTACAGACTAACAACAAGCTAAACCTGTGTTATAATGCACGATATGTAGATCGCCGATTGCTTTATTAGCAGGTGCATTTTTATGAAAAAAGATTTGCAGTAAAAttacagcaaaataggttctcTTGCCTTACATGTTCCtacagttctttttttttttttttttttttttagatataattgtgtctgccagtgtatatgtattgcaatCAGACCGTAACCTTTTTTCTGTTATGTTTTGGTGTTTTAGTTACCTGAAACCACAAAATGAATCAATTAGAAAGGCCAAACACGCAGATTGTCTGTTACTTAAAACCCATGATTCCTatacttttatattatttatactgTTTTTCAGTTGAATGACTAATCTGTGGTTATATCTGCCCCTAAAGGCATAGCTGTTGTAAGATAAACATATTTATGTCTTTGAGTTAAAGAACTTGGCAGTGCCTGTTAGTTTACATTAAGCAAGATGTGGTTTACATTTGACATCCTTATTGAGTTCATCTTAGTGCTGTTACCTGGCTCTCTTAACAGTCTGCTGCTACTAGGCAGATTTTAATATCTCTGCCACTTAAGACAACTCAGTTTAAAAccctttacatttcatttatctCTGTAATAAACAGCCTTTGGCAGGTACAGGAGATGTGTGGCAGTTTCTCTGTCCTTCTACAAGAA contains:
- the cckar gene encoding cholecystokinin receptor type A, translating into METFTLHDMLLNSTDMNKILCRLGMKNDSECEGPEEQPQPKDMNQNVRILLYSLIFLLSVLGNSLIIAVLVRNKRMRTVTNIFLLSLAVSDLMLCLFCMPFTLIPNLMKDFIFGSGVCKVAAYFMGISVSVSTFSLVAISLERYSAICNPLQSRVWQTKSHAFKVITVTWVVSFILMLPYPISSTLVPFTRDNNSTGNMCRLSWPSDVIQQSWYVFLLLILFLIPGVVMMTAYGLISLELYRGIRFEINHRKSNRERKVSSSSSSIKHMDSDGCYIQKSKKKRVEMQPLPCANSKTKVSRVRSNSSTANLMAKKRVIRMLIVIVVLFFMCWMPIFTVNAWRAFDRLSADRLLSGAPISFIHLLSYTSACVNPIIYCFMNKRFRRGFLATFACCNKKNIFAHDVEEDGPITGGSLSRITYSNISISAQA